The DNA sequence ACATACTCTTTTCTAACGTGTTCTGCCTTGCTTCCAGATTATAACCACCCAGCCATTCAACCTTGGACTAAGGCTTCTGAAACTACCTAGCAAAGTAAACTGTGTCTCCCAAATAATGTTATGGTGATGAAAGATCTAAGTAACATACAAAGATCGGTGATGAAGAGGTAAAGTCATTGTTGTGATTCCGTGGCATGGTGATTCAGGTGATTTTGGAACTGACTTGTGGGTGCAATTTGGAAGCATTTCAAAGTGCTGTGCTACAGTATCACAGAATACTATCAACAGGGCTTCATGGATGATCGTGGTAGGACCCAAGAAAGCAGAATGCTTAGAGGAATGTGGACAGTCATGTTTAGCTCCTGAGGTTGCAGGTAGGAATTGAACTGTTACATTAAACTTCATGTTACATCACAACAAAGGACTAGTCTGCAGTTCATCTGTTTTGTGAGGTCTTATTGAAAAGTGAAATTTTAAAGTAGATGAGCTCATTAGTCTGATAGAGGAAATAACAAGGCAGCACCATGTTCAGGCTGTGGCATTGCTGGCTACTTTTAGCCAGTTTCATTATTAGACCTGGGAACAAAAAGGCACAGCAGAAGTGTTTGAAAAGCTGCAGTAtagtcaggttaaaaaaaaacatatatatatatatatatatatatatatatatatatatatttatgtctgcaGAGTTGGGGCCAAGAAGTCTGTGGTTGCTGAAAAGATTAGTCCTACTAAAGGAAACTAAGAACTTTGTCCCAGGACACTAGGAATGATAGGTATCCTGATGGCATTTCAAGAATTGAGGCTTCATCCTTCGGGCGGACCTCCTGTGCCACGGTTCCCGGCTCCAGGGAGCAGCAGAGGCTGACACTAGAATGACAAACCAGTGGAGGTGAAAACAGCCTTTTGGAAGATCTTGGGAAGAGTGCCCCTGCTTCCGCAGGATCAGACTTTAAGAAAAGAAGCATGGCAGTGGACCACACCTTTGCTCCAGGCTCAATGGAGTttgcaaaagctcaggaagaccTCCAACCTGAGGCTAGCTGCCCCATCTGTCTGGAATGCTTCAAAAGCCCAGTGACCTTGCCCTGTGGGCATAACTTCTGCCTCCTCTGCATCAGGTCATCCTGGAAGGGTCAAGAGAAGAGTTTCCCCTGCCCTTCTTGCCAGCTTGACTGTCCAGAAAAGAAATTCTCAAGCAATCTGCAGCTGAGTAACTTGACTCAGATCACTAAGCTATTCCCCACTGGAAGACGCAAGAGAAGACTGCAAGGCAAGCTCATGTGTAAGAAGCACAAAGAAGCCACGGCCTTTTTCTGCCAGAAGGACCTGGAGGTTTTATGTCGCCGGTGCTGCTCCACCAGTCACCAGCATCACCGTATTTGGCCCATAAAGAAGGCTGCACACTTGCATAGGAAACAACTAGCATGTTCCATGGAGCTGTACAAAGACAGGGTGGAGCCAGTTAAGAAAGTGCTAGCCATGCAGACTAGAAGACCCCTAGAACTGAAGAGAAAGGTAGAGCGAAGGAGGAAAGATATAAACTTTGAATTTGAACAACTTAGGTTGTTTCTCAAAAAACCAACAGGAGATGCTTCTTAAGCAATGACAGGGACAAGAAATAGTTAATTCAGCAAAACTAAGTGAAAGCCTCGCCCAAACTTCAGAATATGCCTCCTTAGTGAGAATTCGATTaaaggaagtagaaaagaaatatgtaCAGTCAGAAATGGAATTGCTGACAAACCTTAAGAGTGTCTATGACAGGTACAAAAGGCTTAAAGAGCCCAGAAGATTTTTCATTCACTTTCGAAGACTTTGGGAACTGGCTTCCTCCACAGTATTCAGGCCTCAACCCAATCATCAAGAGCTTCCAAGAAGATGTAGTTCTAGACCCTGAAACAGCACATTGTAGACTCAGGATCTCAGAAGTTGGGAAAACTGTGCAATATGGATGCATGCAAAAATATCCTTCCTTAGCAAGCAGACTTTATCTCTGCCCAGCTGTTTTGGGATCCAGGGCATATCATTCTGGAAGGCAGTACTGGGAGGTAGATGTGAAAGACAAGTGTGATTGGATCGTGGGTGTTTGTAAACAGTCTCTTCCCAGGAGGAAAAAGGATCAGAAACAACAACCCTTAAAACAGGATGGAATATGGGCAATAGGATGGCATTTCAAGTCTAATTATATTGCCTTGGGTTCTAAGAGAATCTACCTCTTGCCGAAAGTAACACCTACTAAGATTGGTGTGTTTTTAGACATTGAAATGGGTGAGATTTCCTTTTACAATTTGGATGATGGATCTCTTCTTCATACTTACAATAATGCTCATTTTAATGAAGCACTTCTGCCTTATTTCTACATTGGAACTGACAGTAAACCCCTTAAAATCTGTACAGTAACAGATTCTGAATGATGAATTATTGGAAGactttctctttctgttattTGATATATCTGTTATTTGACACCAGTAAGCCCAGCTATGCTGGGACTGAAGACACTCTGTCAAATACCCAGCAAAAGGGGAGGAAAACAATGAGGGCTGAAAGAGTGACTCAAGGGCAAGGCCTCAAGTTAGCCTATTTTATAGATAACTAAGGAATATGTGCTATGCACTGGCTTCCAATAAGACGttatggtttgtttgttgttgtaaTCAATGTTTATGTATTTTCCCTTTTAGAAAAAATTAAGCCTTGAGCAGGGTATACTGGCTTCCACCTCTATTCCAGCACTTCAGAGGCTAAAgcaaaatcctgggttcaaggctAAGCTGATCTGTATAGTGAGACCACTTCAAACAAGAAAAAGGTGGGAGGTTTGACACAAGGTGTAGAGCGATTGCCTAGCAAGCCCAGGGCCCAGAGTTTaaatctcagtaccacagaaaacaaagaggcctGGGAGAAATACTTCAGAGGTTGGCCACAGCCATTAATCTGTAAAGtagcacttttttttggggggggggagttttggggcttgaactctgggcctgggttctgtccctgagttcttcagctcaaggccagtgttctagcacttgagccacagcaccatctccAGTTATCtggtcattaactggagataagagtctcacaaactttccagccctgcccaggctggcaggattaggattataggcgtgagtcactggtgcctggaaagtagcttttatttatttatttatttatttatttatttatttatttatttatttatttaaactaagatcttgggactgggaatatggcctactggtagagtgcttgcctcacatacaagaatacctgggtttgattcctcaggaccacatacacagaaaaccagaagtggtgctgtggttcacgtggtagagtgatagctttgagcaaaaagaagtcaggaacagtgctcaggccctgagttcaaaccccaggactggcaaataaaaacaaaaaacaaaagttaaaaactaAGGTCTTTGCTTT is a window from the Perognathus longimembris pacificus isolate PPM17 chromosome 5, ASM2315922v1, whole genome shotgun sequence genome containing:
- the Trim61 gene encoding putative tripartite motif-containing protein 61; the protein is MAVDHTFAPGSMEFAKAQEDLQPEASCPICLECFKSPVTLPCGHNFCLLCIRSSWKGQEKSFPCPSCQLDCPEKKFSSNLQLSNLTQITKLFPTGRRKRRLQGKLMCKKHKEATAFFCQKDLEVLCRRCCSTSHQHHRIWPIKKAAHLHRKQLACSMELYKDRVEPVKKVLAMQTRRPLELKRKVERRRKDINFEFEQLRLFLKKPTGDAS